Proteins encoded together in one Thamnophis elegans isolate rThaEle1 chromosome 10, rThaEle1.pri, whole genome shotgun sequence window:
- the LOC116514125 gene encoding LOW QUALITY PROTEIN: ornithine aminotransferase, mitochondrial-like (The sequence of the model RefSeq protein was modified relative to this genomic sequence to represent the inferred CDS: inserted 5 bases in 4 codons; deleted 1 base in 1 codon): protein MNYYKLSTGVYLWDVEGKKYFDFLSSYSAVNQGHCHPKITAALKSQCEKLTLTSRAFYNXVLGEYEEYITKMFKYNKVLPMNTGVEAGGEKACKLARKWAYXVKGIPKYKAKIFLQVTGNFWGRTLSAISSSTDPSSYDGFGPFMPXFEIIPYNDLPALERALQDPDVAAFMVEPIQGEAGVIVPEKGYLTGVRELCTKHNVLFIADEFRLXLARTGEMLAVDHENVRPDLVLLGKALSGGVYPVSAVLCDDEIMLTIKPGEHGSTYGGNPLACRVAMAALEVIEEEELVKNADVMGSLLRNELMKTPSDIVTQVRGKGLLNAIVIRETKDWDAWKVCLRLRDNGLLAKPTHGDIIRLAPPLVIKEDEIRECTEIIHKTLLSF from the exons atgaactattataaACTGAGTACTG GTGTTTACCTATGGGACGTAGAAggcaaaaaatattttgatttcttaagTTCTTACAGTGCTGTAAATCAAGGCCATTGTCACCCAAAGATTACAGCAGCTTTGAAATCCCAGTGTGAAAAACTTACTCTGACCTCAAGAGCATTTTACA TGGTGCTTGGTGAATATGAAGAATATATCACGAAAATGTTCAAATACAACAAGGTGCTTCCGATGAACACAG GTGTGGAGGCTGGAGGAGAAAAAGCATGCAAGCTGGCTCGTAAATGGGCTT GCGTGAAAGGTATTCCGAAATACAAAGCAAAGATTTTTTTGCAGGTGA CTGGCAACTTCTGGGGAAGAACATTATCAGCAATCTCAAGCTCTACAGATCCTTCCAGCTATGATGGATTTGGACCATTCATGC GGTTTGAAATAATCCCCTACAATGATTTGCCTGCTCTTGAG CGGGCGCTTCAAGATCCAGATGTTGCGGCTTTCATGGTCGAACCGATTCAAGGTGAAGCTGGTGTGATTGTTCCCGAGAAAGGTTATCTCACGGGAGTGCGAGAACTTTGCACAAAGCACAAT GTCCTCTTTATTGCTGATGAATTCAGACT ATTGGCCAGAACAGGAGAAATGTTAGCCGTCGATCATGAAAATGTTAGACCTGACCTGGTTTTGCTTGGAAAGGCGCTATCTGGAGGGGTTTATCCT GTGTCAGCAGTTCTGTGCGATGACGAAATTATGCTCACCATAAAACCTGGCGAACATGGCTCTACATATGGA GGAAACCCACTGGCTTGCCGAGTGGCTATGGCAGCACTTGAG GTCATTGAAGAAGAGGAATTGGTTAAAAACGCAGACGTCATGGGCAGCCTATTGAGAAACGAGCTGATGAAGACTCCATCTGACATTGTCACTCAAGTCAGAGGGAAAGGATTGTTGaatgctattgttattcgggaAACTAAAG ATTGGGACGCCTGGAAAGTGTGCCTGAGACTCCGTGACAATGGGCTGCTGGCCAAGCCAACACATGGTGATATCATCCGGTTGGCTCCCCCACTGGTGATCAAGGAAGATGAGATCCGAGAGTGCACTGAAATTATCCACAAGACCCTCCTCTCTTTTTGA